The Miscanthus floridulus cultivar M001 chromosome 7, ASM1932011v1, whole genome shotgun sequence genome includes a region encoding these proteins:
- the LOC136464802 gene encoding putative F-box protein PP2-B12 — protein sequence MATAETAEIYRLPEECVAYAISMTTPSDACHSSVVSPTFRAAADSDAVWARFLPPDHADVLARADEPVAVAGCVGASKKELFLRLCDSPVLLDGATMSFGLERRSGAKCFMLSARALSIAWGDDPSYWTWTASPPGSRFPEVVELVDVCWLEITGKLSLSLLTPGTTYAAYLVFAMADDAYGLECHVGMPPPKATVTVSSGGGTTASSSGSKTATATPAQEHAICLHHMQGEEEAAAHRRKQQYVRLRRGYGISGGARKTTVLTTTREADPDIRCPRRRGDGWAEVEMGEFDVAGDEGDAVVVEVTVQEVDSRRWKRGLVVLGIEIRPKQHTAGMLAL from the exons ATGGCGACGGCGGAAACGGCGGAGATCTACCGGCTGCCGGAGGAGTGCGTGGCGTACGCCATCTCGATGACGACGCCCAGCGACGCGTGCCACTCGTCCGTGGTGTCGCCGACCTTCAGGGCCGCCGCGGACTCCGACGCCGTCTGGGCGCGGTTCCTGCCGCCGGACCACGCCGACGTCCTGGCGCGCGCCGACGAGCCGGTCGCCGTCGCCGGCTGCGTTGGTGCGTCGAAGAAGGAGCTCTTCTTGCGCCTCTGCGACAGCCCTGTCCTCCTCGACGGCGCCACCATG AGCTTTGGGCTGGAGAGGCGGAGCGGCGCCAAGTGCTTCATGCTGTCGGCGAGGGCGCTCAGCATTGCGTGGGGAGACGATCCTTCGTACTGGACGTGGACCGCTAGCCCACCAGGATCCAG GTTCCCGGAGGTGGTGGAGCTCGTGGACGTGTGCTGGCTGGAGATCACCGGGAAGCTCAGCCTGTCGCTGCTGACTCCGGGGACCACCTACGCGGCCTACCTCGTcttcgccatggccgacgacgcgTACGGCCTCGAGTGCCACGTCGGGATGCCGCCACCCAAGGCCACGGTCACCGTCTCCTCTGGCGGCGGGACGACtgccagcagcagcggcagcaagacggcgacggcgacgccggCGCAGGAGCACGCAATCTGCCTGCACCACATgcagggggaggaggaggccgcGGCGCACCGGCGGAAGCAGCAGTACGTGCGCCTCCGCAGGGGTTACGGGATCAGCGGCGGTGCCCGGAAGACGACGGTGCTGACGACGACGCGGGAGGCCGACCCTGACATCAGGTGCCCCCGGCGGAGGGGCGACGGGTGGGCCGAGGTCGAGATGGGCGAGTTCGACGTGGCGGGCGACGAGGGCgacgcggtggtggtggaggtgacgGTGCAGGAGGTGGATAGCCGCCGGTGGAAGAGGGGACTCGTCGTGCTGGGCATCGAGATCAGGCCCAAGCAGCACACGGCGGGGATGCTAGCGCTATAG
- the LOC136464803 gene encoding LOW QUALITY PROTEIN: uncharacterized protein (The sequence of the model RefSeq protein was modified relative to this genomic sequence to represent the inferred CDS: deleted 1 base in 1 codon): MSHKKSRGRGGRGGAAASGDGHEDLARPPPLQAVLLADSFTLKFRPITLERPKVLLPLVHMPMIEYTLTWLESAGVEDAFVFCCAHSHQVKEYLEKAGWAGKSGPGSMAVTAVESHDAISAGDALRVIYDRGVIHGDFVLISGDTVSNMSLKDALQEHMDRKKKDPLAVMTMVIKHSKPSILTHQTRLGNDEIVMAIDPETKELLYYEDRADNSHLYITIDKDILNNNPTLQLHNDMEDCYIDICSPEVLSLFTDNFDYQHLRRHFVKGLLVDDIMGYKIYTHELRSGYAARIDNFRSYDTVSKDVIQRWTYPMVPDVISSRDCSESRLHRQGVYKASDVTLSPSAQIGATSVVGSVTSIGDHCKVLNSVIGEGCKIGKNVLINGSFIWDNVIIEDGCKVSNSLVCDGVHLRAGAIVEPGCVLSFNVEVGKNVVVPAHSKVSLLPQPSNEDSDEELEYADTNSGITDSPPFSSMRSNGDQSTVPLEEDESGTSETGTCGVVGYVWTSVDTGIVEEWRQSIAPIPKEKLEELRHAVSDDDGSEDESNNPTLPDKDDSSDSVVEDDDHISKFEKEVEETFQRALGGGVNRDNLILEINGLRLAYSLQHADCAGAVFYSVMKSALVAAQSTNDTLLKTTADALGKWKDLLRNYTKTVDEEMEILLKFEEMCQETTKEFSLLFPKILPYLYDTEVVSEDAILRWAEEKEHADESDKVFVKQSEGFIKWLKEAEEEDDEEEE; this comes from the exons ATGTCGCACAAAAAATCCCGCGGCCGGGGCGGGCGAGGCGGTGCCGCCGCCTCCGGCGACGGCCATGAGGACCTCGCGCGCCCGCCCCCACTCCAGGCGGTCCTCCTCGCGGACAGCTTCACGCTCAAATTCCGCCCCATCACCCTCGAGCGCCCCAAG GTGCTGCTGCCGCTGGTGCACATGCCGATGATCGAGTACACGCTCACGTGGCTGGAGTCTGCGGGGGTGGAGGACGCCTTCGTCTTCTGCTGCGCGCACTCGCACCAGGTCAAGGAGTACTTGGAGAAGGCCGGGTGGGCTGGTAAGTCTGGGCCCGGGAGCATGGCCGTCACGGCCGTCGAGTCCCACGACGCGATTAGCGCGGGCGACGCGCTCCGCGTCATCTACGACCGCGGCGTG ATACACGGAGATTTCGTTCTCATCAGTGGTGATACGGTCAGTAACATGAGCTTGAAGGATGCTCTCCAGGAACATATGGACCGGAAGAAAAAGGACCCACTTGCTGTTATGACTATGGTTATAAAGCATTCAAAACCTTCTATTCTGACACACCAAACTCGTCTGGGTAATGATGAAATTGTTATGGCGATAGATCCTGAGACAAAGGAGTTACTTTATTACGAGGACAGGGCAGATAACTCACACTTGTATATTACAATTGATAAGGATATACTGAACAATAATCCTACTCTCCAGCTGCATAATGACATGGAG GACTGCTATATTGATATCTGCTCTCCAGAAGTCCTAAGTCTTTTTACAGATAACTTTGATTATCAGCATCTTCGGCGTCATTTCGTGAAGGGCTTACTAGTTGACGAT ATTATGGGATACAAAATCTATACTCATGAATTACGCTCTGGATATGCTGCAAGGATTGATAATTTCAGGAGTTATGATACCGTGAGCAAAGATGTAATTCAAAGGTGGACATACCCTATGGTGCCTGATGTAATATCAAGTCGTGATTGCTCAGAAAGTAGACTTCATAGGCAGGGAGTATACAAGGCATCAG ATGTAACATTGTCACCTTCCGCACAAATTGGTGCA ACTTCTGTTGTTGGTAGTGTGACTAGTATTGGAGACCACTGCAAAGTATTAAATTCAGTTATTGGGGAGGGCTGCAAGATTGGGAAAAATGTTTTGATTAACGGCTCATTCATATGGGACAATGTCATAATCGAAGATGGATGCAAAGTTAGTAACTCTTTAGTCTGTGATGGTGTTCATTTAAGAGCTGGTGCTATTGTTGAACCTGGTTGTGTACTGTCATTTAAT GTTGAAGTTGGAAAGAATGTTGTTGTGCCTGCCCACTCAAAAGTTTCATTACTTCCTCAGCCTTCCAATGAAGATAGTGATGAAGAACTTGAGTATGCTGACACCAACTCAGGAATTACAGATAGTCCAC CATTTTCCAGTATGAGGAGTAATGGTGATCAATCAACTGTTCCTTTGGAAGAAGATGAGTCGGGAACATCTGAG ACTGGTACCTGTGGTGTTGTCGGTTACGTATGGACAAGCGTTGATACTGGGATcgtggaagaatggagacaatcgatTGCCCCGATTCCTAAAGAAAAGCTTGAAGAGCTGCGGCATGCTGTGTCTGATGATGATGGGTCAGAAGATGAATCCAACAATCCGACTCTACCAGATAAAGATGATTCGTCAGACAGTGTGGTTGAGGATGATGATCATATTTCTAAGTTTGAGAAAGAG GTGGAAGAGACGTTCCAGCGAGCTCTGGGTGGCGGCGTTAATCGTGATAATTTGATACTAGAGATTAATGGCCTAAG GTTAGCCTACAGCCTTCAACACGCAGATTGTGCTGGAGCTGTGTTCTATTCTGTCATGAAGAGTGCATTAGTGGCTGCACAATCTACTAATG ATACTCTTCTAAAGACAACTGCTGATGCACTTGGCAAGTGGAAGGATCTTTTGCGCAATTACACCAAGACAGTTGATGAGGAG ATGGAGATACTTTTAAAGTTTGAGGAAATGTGTCAAGAGACCACAAAAGAATTTTCTCTGCTGTTTCCAAAG ATCTTGCCATACCTCTATGATACAGAGGTAGTAAGTGAAGATGCAATTTTGAGATGGGCGGAAGAGAAAGAACATGCTGATGAGTCTGATAAAGTATTTGTTAAACAGTCAGAGGGCTTTATTAAG TGgctcaaggaagctgaagaggaggatgacgaagAGGAGGAATAA